The Ochrobactrum quorumnocens genome has a segment encoding these proteins:
- a CDS encoding LysR family transcriptional regulator, whose amino-acid sequence MTILRRALPSMNGLFTLEAAARHGNFSKAAQELNVTPAAISRMIGRLEEHLDVQLFIRTTNGVTLTEYGKILHNAIDRSFAGIQQALREISDRQHGVQTVTLSLSTGFTTHWVMPRMAAFKKSFPGVDLRFELIMGPLAGPVNDVDLGMRFVDGGDDNLEATFVMPEILVPICSPTYQREHDEAASVLDQPVTTLINLSDAQPNWPDFFLPARGKAAHDEMLFSDYAIVVQAALLGQGVAIGWLNVVAHWLRTQALIPAHNRLLPTKRKCHLVRLRDKPVRPIVKQVRDWLIAELMDDLRAITAMYPSLGLDEALHSNQIT is encoded by the coding sequence ATGACGATTCTGCGACGTGCTCTACCTTCGATGAATGGACTTTTTACGCTTGAGGCAGCAGCGCGGCACGGCAATTTTTCCAAGGCGGCTCAGGAGCTGAACGTTACGCCTGCCGCGATCAGTCGTATGATTGGACGCCTTGAAGAGCATTTGGATGTGCAACTTTTCATTCGCACGACGAATGGCGTCACACTGACCGAGTATGGCAAAATTTTGCATAATGCGATTGACCGTAGCTTTGCGGGCATCCAACAAGCATTAAGAGAAATCAGTGACCGCCAGCACGGTGTTCAGACAGTAACGCTATCGCTTTCAACCGGCTTTACAACGCATTGGGTGATGCCGCGCATGGCGGCTTTCAAAAAGAGTTTTCCGGGCGTTGATCTTCGTTTTGAATTGATCATGGGACCACTGGCGGGCCCAGTGAACGACGTTGATCTTGGTATGCGTTTTGTTGACGGTGGCGATGATAATCTTGAAGCTACCTTCGTCATGCCTGAAATTCTCGTGCCAATTTGTAGCCCAACTTATCAAAGAGAGCATGATGAAGCGGCGTCTGTTCTTGATCAGCCTGTGACGACGCTCATTAACCTCAGTGACGCGCAACCCAATTGGCCGGACTTTTTCCTGCCCGCGCGAGGAAAGGCGGCTCACGACGAAATGCTATTCTCAGACTATGCGATTGTTGTTCAGGCAGCATTGCTGGGGCAGGGGGTGGCAATTGGTTGGCTGAATGTTGTCGCGCACTGGTTGCGGACGCAGGCCTTGATCCCAGCGCACAATCGCCTTCTGCCAACGAAACGCAAATGTCATTTAGTGCGTCTGCGTGATAAACCTGTGCGTCCCATCGTGAAGCAGGTTCGGGATTGGCTGATCGCGGAGTTGATGGATGATCTTCGAGCTATTACAGCAATGTATCCATCGTTGGGACTTGACGAAGCTTTACACTCTAATCAAATTACTTGA
- a CDS encoding ABC transporter ATP-binding protein has product MAETNRSSNIGVSIRSATKNYGAFCALDSVSLDVAPGEFVSILGPSGSGKTTFLGILGGFVQPTSGSIWLGDRDITLEPPHKREIGIVFQNYALFPHMNVADNIIFPLRARRMPKADWPEKLRDALAMVELTGLERRKIEELSGGQRQRVALARAMIFEPRLILMDEPLSALDKQLRENMQIELKQLHRKLGATIVYVTHDQREALTMSDRVAIMNKGKIVQIDTPEMLHDRPINSFVASFIGEAALLPVVRDGENSVKLAGVTLRSDYPIPQGEKLYLALHSEKLIVGSQTADVHMNRLRGKVIEALYQGESIRVFMQLHTGETLSFRVPTNHAGRGQLRAPGEEIDIALHPEDTVIVSQSN; this is encoded by the coding sequence ATGGCTGAAACAAATAGATCGTCAAATATCGGTGTCTCTATCCGTTCAGCTACGAAGAATTATGGAGCTTTCTGCGCGCTTGACTCGGTCAGCCTTGATGTCGCGCCCGGCGAATTTGTTTCAATTCTGGGCCCATCCGGTTCCGGCAAAACTACATTTCTAGGTATTCTCGGCGGATTTGTTCAACCGACATCGGGATCAATCTGGTTGGGCGACCGAGATATTACATTGGAGCCGCCACACAAACGGGAAATTGGCATTGTCTTTCAGAACTATGCTTTGTTTCCGCATATGAATGTCGCAGATAACATCATATTTCCACTACGCGCTCGGCGTATGCCAAAAGCGGACTGGCCGGAAAAACTGCGCGATGCGCTGGCAATGGTTGAGTTGACCGGCCTTGAACGTCGCAAGATAGAAGAACTTTCAGGCGGCCAAAGACAGCGGGTCGCTTTGGCGCGCGCGATGATCTTCGAGCCACGCCTCATTCTCATGGATGAGCCACTGTCGGCACTAGACAAGCAGCTTCGCGAAAATATGCAGATTGAACTCAAGCAACTGCATCGAAAGCTCGGTGCAACGATTGTTTATGTGACACATGACCAGCGTGAAGCACTCACGATGAGTGACCGCGTTGCGATCATGAACAAGGGCAAGATCGTTCAGATCGACACACCTGAGATGCTGCACGACCGTCCGATAAACTCCTTTGTTGCAAGCTTTATCGGTGAGGCCGCCCTGCTGCCGGTAGTGCGCGACGGTGAAAACAGCGTCAAACTTGCAGGAGTGACTCTGCGGTCCGACTATCCGATCCCACAGGGTGAAAAACTCTATCTCGCACTCCATTCTGAGAAATTGATCGTCGGTAGCCAGACAGCAGATGTTCATATGAACCGTCTACGCGGCAAAGTCATTGAAGCGCTTTATCAGGGCGAAAGTATTCGCGTTTTCATGCAGCTTCATACCGGGGAAACCCTCAGTTTTCGTGTTCCGACCAATCACGCTGGCCGTGGGCAATTGCGCGCTCCCGGCGAAGAAATCGATATTGCACTTCACCCGGAAGACACGGTGATTGTGTCCCAATCCAACTAA
- a CDS encoding HAD-IA family hydrolase encodes MKITDFKVMTFDVVGTLIDFESGVLDATRKVGGEKTAKLTDDEIFGPYIRGRDKFYGRSSSAMKDVYLHMATELGINNDPASADLFQFAILHHPAFEDSIAALKRLRKNFRLVAMTNADRTTFSAYSETLENPFHDSVTCDETGYAKPNPNFFAYNKGRQSAFGYKQSEILHVAQSQYHDIGIAKELGYTTCWIERRQGQNGFGGTPTPKGLTKPDFHFSTLAQLADAIDAELLSASVANAA; translated from the coding sequence ATGAAAATCACCGATTTTAAAGTGATGACTTTCGATGTCGTAGGCACTTTGATTGACTTTGAAAGCGGCGTTTTGGATGCGACGCGCAAGGTCGGCGGCGAAAAAACAGCTAAACTGACAGATGATGAGATTTTTGGCCCGTACATTCGTGGACGCGATAAGTTCTACGGTCGCTCTTCGTCGGCAATGAAGGATGTTTACCTTCATATGGCAACAGAGCTGGGCATCAACAACGATCCGGCTTCAGCAGATCTATTTCAGTTTGCAATCCTGCATCATCCCGCTTTTGAAGATTCCATTGCGGCGCTCAAGCGTCTGCGCAAAAATTTCCGCCTCGTCGCGATGACGAATGCTGACCGCACTACTTTTTCGGCATATTCAGAAACTCTCGAAAACCCATTCCATGACAGTGTTACTTGCGATGAAACGGGCTACGCCAAGCCCAATCCCAATTTCTTTGCCTACAATAAAGGCCGTCAGTCAGCTTTCGGGTACAAACAATCCGAAATCCTGCACGTAGCCCAGAGCCAATACCACGACATCGGCATTGCCAAAGAGCTTGGCTATACCACCTGCTGGATCGAGCGTCGTCAGGGGCAGAACGGTTTTGGTGGCACACCGACACCAAAGGGCCTCACGAAGCCCGATTTCCATTTCTCAACCTTAGCGCAACTTGCAGACGCAATCGACGCTGAACTTCTTTCAGCTTCTGTCGCTAACGCAGCGTAA
- a CDS encoding NAD(P)/FAD-dependent oxidoreductase — translation MTIRPPFDDIKSLWQATTTQRPQFSAIAGGCQYDVAIIGGGYTGLSTARYLARKGMSAIVLEASRIGWGASGRNGGVISAKFRLAYREIASRFGIDVARRMHDIGIESVEHVRELVSDYAIEGANYHATGSLRCAHNQISLDAIKAECSWLKETLGDKACSLQSAEQLTHETGSSDFVGGMLNTHGGIIHPLNFVLGLARGVQADGVTICENTPAVGIKRYSGGIIVETENAAIHAKTVVIATNSYSDLTSATATVRKSIIPFRSAMIATQPLAGTAGEHLLKNGRSYTETRRMMRWFRKSGDRLIYGGRGAFGKTDSEAAFAALHKAMVKQFPELQSVQITHRWSGLVAMTLDSLPHIGRHDDRIVYALGYNGTGVAMSSYIGKHVAELVTGKQVDLGLLTQLPLKQIPFYGLRAPAVRVVAGWYQFLDVIGR, via the coding sequence ATGACGATACGCCCACCCTTCGATGACATTAAATCACTGTGGCAGGCGACCACTACCCAGCGCCCACAGTTTTCAGCGATCGCAGGCGGATGCCAATACGACGTCGCAATCATCGGAGGTGGTTATACGGGTCTCTCAACTGCACGATATCTGGCACGCAAAGGCATGTCAGCAATCGTGCTGGAGGCAAGCCGCATCGGTTGGGGCGCAAGTGGACGTAATGGCGGGGTTATCTCTGCAAAATTCCGGCTGGCATATCGCGAAATTGCCAGCCGCTTCGGCATTGATGTCGCGCGGCGTATGCATGACATCGGCATTGAATCTGTGGAACACGTCCGCGAACTTGTCAGTGATTATGCTATTGAAGGCGCAAACTACCACGCAACTGGCTCTTTACGTTGTGCTCACAATCAGATTTCACTCGATGCAATTAAGGCGGAATGCTCTTGGTTGAAGGAAACGCTCGGCGACAAGGCTTGTTCACTGCAATCAGCCGAACAACTGACTCATGAAACCGGATCAAGTGACTTTGTCGGCGGTATGTTAAATACGCATGGCGGCATCATTCATCCGCTCAATTTCGTATTGGGATTGGCACGCGGCGTACAAGCCGACGGCGTTACAATCTGCGAAAACACGCCTGCAGTCGGCATCAAACGTTACTCAGGCGGCATAATCGTTGAAACCGAAAACGCTGCAATACACGCCAAGACGGTGGTTATCGCTACGAATTCTTATTCTGATCTTACCAGTGCGACTGCTACCGTTAGAAAGTCAATCATCCCATTCCGCTCGGCAATGATCGCAACGCAACCTCTTGCTGGAACAGCGGGCGAACATCTTCTCAAAAATGGACGCAGCTATACTGAAACCCGGCGCATGATGCGCTGGTTCCGCAAGTCGGGCGACAGGCTCATTTACGGTGGACGCGGAGCTTTCGGAAAAACCGATTCAGAAGCAGCCTTTGCAGCATTGCATAAGGCAATGGTAAAGCAGTTTCCTGAACTTCAATCCGTTCAAATCACGCATCGGTGGTCCGGCCTGGTTGCAATGACACTCGACAGCCTCCCACATATTGGGCGTCATGATGATAGAATTGTCTACGCTCTCGGCTACAACGGCACCGGCGTTGCCATGTCGTCGTACATTGGGAAGCATGTGGCTGAGCTTGTTACCGGCAAGCAGGTTGATCTTGGTTTGCTCACACAACTTCCGCTTAAACAAATCCCGTTTTATGGCCTGCGTGCACCAGCCGTTCGTGTGGTCGCAGGCTGGTATCAGTTTCTCGACGTTATTGGACGTTGA